Part of the Triticum urartu cultivar G1812 chromosome 2, Tu2.1, whole genome shotgun sequence genome, AAATGTCACACTTGGTGATTCCTTCTTCATTGCAACATAAACAATATAAGGTGTCATGCTAAGTGGATGCAAAGCAAAGTCTGTTATGTCCACTGGATGGCCTTGTTCTATAAGTGTGCTTGGGTGCGCACCATACATGGAGAGATTTCTTCTAACGTATCTTAGCCCCTTGTCCAATATGCAATGCCAAAACTGAATATCGAGTTTCCTTCTCAACACATCCGCAAACATATTTGCTGCGAGAAGTGAACCATGTGTACCGTGCAACCCCTTGGCAAATTTATCTGCTAGCTATACTAGCCTTGGATGTTCTGCAGGGTCTACACTTCCGAATGCCAGAGTCTTGAAAAGGTAGCTCAACTCATCATAAGATAGAACACTTAAGAAAATCGGATTCACCGTTCCAAATCGAGCTAGTCTTTGAAGCCTactaatgatgatgatcttgCTTCCTCTTCCCATTCTTATGACGAATGAGTGAAACTTTTTCCACTCATCATCACCTACATCAGAAGCAAATTCAATAACTACTAACATCATCCCAACCATGGCCCTTCCATGGTCAAGTATCGTCAAAAGGTTGTCTCCATTCAAGTGTAAAACAGACGGGAAGCGTGTGCGAACTCTTCCGTCGCCACACACATGAGCAACCAAAGTTTTCTTCCCAGTTGCAGAAGTACCTATGATCGGAAGAACATCCAGTGCATGACCACCGGTAAGATCATTGTGCTGCAACAAGAAGCTCAAGAGCTTCTGCTTCTCAGCATGCCGGCTGAACATGAAGTTGTCGGTGTAAAGATAAACATCATAGGGCCTACGAACCATGTGTTCACATCCGCCCATAAGTACAATGAATTCTGCCATGTTAGCTATAGCAATTTCTAAGCTTTCCAAGGCAGTATGTGACTTGAGGTGCATGGCCGTGTCAGTTGTCCGAGAACGCTTAGCTACATACAAGCAGCTGGTAGATGAGTCGTTGCTAACCTCGTTGAAGCCTGCACCGCCTTG contains:
- the LOC125540618 gene encoding uncharacterized protein LOC125540618, translated to MKIAISAVTGELVSRFISFLMKKYHSSLHAKLEEKIVVERLQHLLIRAATIVEEADARYITNSGMMMQLKKLSEAMYRGYHELDTLRYRTLQGGAGFNEVSNDSSTSCLYVAKRSRTTDTAMHLKSHTALESLEIAIANMAEFIVLMGGCEHMVRRPYDVYLYTDNFMFSRHAEKQKLLSFLLQHNDLTGGHALDVLPIIGTSATGKKTLVAHVCGDGRVRTRFPSVLHLNGDNLLTILDHGRAMVGMMLVVIEFASDVGDDEWKKFHSFVIRMGRGSKIIIISRLQRLARFGTVNPIFLSVLSYDELSYLFKTLAFGSVDPAEHPRLV